Proteins encoded together in one uncultured Desulfosarcina sp. window:
- a CDS encoding rhodanese-like domain-containing protein yields MTFKQTIKEAAILILAAVGIAIAIHVVRPDRIAPIVDQPAGDTARAVQKTSGGREISIEEAQHLFKEKGVLFADARHRADYEAGHIRGAVHLDVAEPDAWLPDFMAAADPAARIVAYCDGESCRLAEELAELLALNGFENVGYLKNGLTRWRESGMPVE; encoded by the coding sequence ATGACGTTCAAACAGACCATCAAAGAAGCGGCGATTCTCATCCTGGCAGCGGTCGGGATTGCCATTGCAATCCATGTTGTCCGTCCCGACCGGATCGCGCCCATCGTTGATCAGCCCGCCGGCGACACCGCCCGGGCGGTTCAGAAGACCTCCGGGGGCCGGGAAATCTCGATTGAAGAGGCTCAGCATCTTTTCAAAGAAAAAGGCGTCCTGTTTGCGGATGCCCGGCACCGGGCCGATTATGAGGCCGGGCACATTCGGGGGGCCGTCCATCTCGATGTTGCCGAGCCGGATGCCTGGCTGCCGGACTTTATGGCCGCCGCCGATCCTGCGGCCCGGATCGTTGCCTACTGCGACGGGGAAAGCTGCCGGCTGGCCGAGGAACTGGCCGAACTTCTCGCGCTTAACGGCTTCGAGAATGTCGGCTACCTCAAAAACGGCCTGACCCGCTGGCGGGAAAGCGGCATGCCCGTCGAGTAA
- a CDS encoding CooT family nickel-binding protein — translation MCDISVFVRKNGMEEKVLENVDRIEEVAGGGIRLVNIFGEEETIRARMILYDNSEKRMIFAPM, via the coding sequence ATGTGCGATATCAGTGTATTTGTCAGAAAAAACGGCATGGAAGAGAAGGTGCTGGAGAATGTGGACCGCATCGAGGAAGTGGCCGGCGGCGGGATCCGCCTGGTCAACATCTTCGGCGAGGAAGAAACCATCCGCGCCAGGATGATCCTGTATGACAACAGCGAAAAACGGATGATCTTTGCGCCGATGTAA
- a CDS encoding FAD-binding oxidoreductase has product MGHLSNETDFFAVLEDRRWLAPGILEFRLRRPEGFAFIPGQFLRFMMDGYQREYTMLSCPEAQTIDFCIAVAAGGRFSTEIQQARIGSRFQVSGPLGHFVYQGAGNPAVFVATGTGVAPFVAFCRSGVARALLLHGVHHADGLIYRNLLVAAVKPYIVCIRRPATIPEDGIEIYAGRVTDYLKSELAPGTYDFYLCGRRDMIRDATAVIDGRFGDSRLFIENYG; this is encoded by the coding sequence GTGGGTCACCTGAGCAACGAAACGGACTTTTTTGCGGTTTTGGAGGACCGACGATGGCTGGCGCCCGGAATCCTTGAGTTCCGCCTGCGGCGCCCGGAAGGCTTTGCTTTTATTCCCGGCCAGTTCTTGCGCTTCATGATGGATGGATATCAGCGGGAGTACACCATGCTTTCTTGTCCTGAAGCGCAAACCATCGATTTCTGCATCGCCGTGGCGGCCGGGGGGCGCTTTTCCACGGAGATTCAACAGGCCCGGATCGGAAGCCGGTTCCAGGTGTCCGGTCCGCTGGGGCATTTCGTCTACCAGGGGGCGGGAAATCCAGCGGTGTTCGTGGCCACGGGAACCGGCGTGGCCCCCTTCGTGGCCTTTTGCCGCAGTGGCGTGGCGCGCGCCTTACTGCTCCATGGCGTACACCATGCCGATGGATTGATTTATCGAAACCTTCTGGTGGCTGCCGTAAAACCATATATCGTCTGTATCAGAAGGCCAGCCACAATCCCGGAAGACGGGATCGAGATCTATGCGGGTCGCGTTACCGATTACTTGAAATCGGAGTTGGCTCCCGGCACCTACGATTTCTACCTGTGCGGGCGGCGTGATATGATCCGGGACGCCACAGCCGTCATTGACGGACGATTTGGTGATTCGCGGTTATTTATCGAGAATTACGGTTAA
- a CDS encoding cob(I)yrinic acid a,c-diamide adenosyltransferase, producing the protein MKIYTGTGDRGKTSLFSGERVSKSSLRIEAYGDLDELNSVMGAVASALDTDHKELKEEIQSVQAMLLDAGAWLATTPDAASTRFLKPFTGDPAKWLEEAIDRMNASLPELKQFILPGGHLSASLAHMARTVCRRTERRTIALVESESGGGGETMTHILVFLNRLSDYLFVLARYCNHLSGKGDLLWVT; encoded by the coding sequence ATGAAGATTTACACCGGTACGGGGGATCGGGGAAAAACCAGCCTTTTCAGTGGAGAACGGGTGTCCAAAAGCAGTCTTCGCATCGAAGCCTACGGCGACCTGGACGAACTCAATTCCGTGATGGGGGCCGTGGCGTCAGCGCTGGATACCGATCATAAAGAACTGAAAGAAGAGATCCAGTCCGTTCAGGCGATGCTGCTGGATGCCGGGGCCTGGCTGGCGACGACGCCCGATGCCGCTTCCACCCGTTTTTTGAAACCCTTCACCGGCGATCCGGCCAAATGGCTGGAAGAGGCCATCGACCGGATGAACGCTTCGCTGCCGGAACTGAAACAGTTTATCCTGCCCGGCGGCCACCTTTCGGCCTCCCTGGCGCATATGGCGCGCACCGTCTGCAGGCGGACGGAACGACGGACCATTGCCCTGGTCGAATCGGAAAGCGGCGGTGGTGGCGAAACCATGACCCATATCCTGGTCTTCCTCAATCGACTGTCCGATTATCTATTTGTTCTCGCGCGCTACTGCAACCATCTGTCGGGCAAAGGAGACCTTTTGTGGGTCACCTGA
- a CDS encoding MFS transporter, whose amino-acid sequence MTKNPLSTTLRVFFPFAAGYFLSYLYRVVNAVIAPDLVSDLGIGPSALGLLTATYFISFASFQLPLGLLLDRFGPRRTEAVLLLFAAGGAYLFSSAGTLAGLVAARAFIGFGVSACLMAAFKAYTLWFPKEKWPLVNGFQMAAGGLGALAATSPVEAALRITDWRGVFMVLTGLTLVVAVSVYAVVPQKKADHSGERFGDQLRGVRTVFTSLEFWQTAPLTTVSQAAFLSIQGLWAGPWLKDVAGMDRMAVAGMLFRVAVAMIGGWIVLGSLAERLSRAGVPVRSTAVTGMVIFLGTQVLLLTAPVAWALFVWPLFGFFGTSGILAYAALSQRFPVHLSGRVTTAINLLVFVAAFAGQWAIGLIIGLWPVGDHGSYALAGYRTGFGLMVGLQGLAAIWYFVAGRLIQKPHDR is encoded by the coding sequence ATGACCAAGAACCCGCTGTCGACAACCTTGCGTGTCTTTTTCCCCTTTGCCGCCGGGTATTTTCTTTCCTATCTCTACCGGGTGGTCAATGCGGTGATCGCGCCGGATCTGGTGTCCGATCTGGGCATCGGGCCCTCGGCCCTGGGACTTTTGACCGCGACCTACTTCATTTCCTTCGCCTCCTTTCAACTGCCGCTGGGATTATTGCTGGACCGCTTCGGCCCGCGGCGGACCGAGGCCGTTCTGCTGCTTTTCGCCGCCGGGGGCGCCTATCTGTTTTCCAGCGCCGGGACCCTGGCCGGTCTGGTGGCCGCCCGAGCCTTTATCGGCTTCGGCGTCTCGGCCTGCCTCATGGCGGCCTTTAAAGCCTATACCCTGTGGTTTCCCAAAGAGAAATGGCCCCTGGTCAACGGTTTCCAGATGGCGGCCGGAGGCCTCGGTGCGCTGGCGGCCACCTCGCCGGTGGAAGCGGCCCTGCGGATCACCGATTGGCGCGGTGTTTTCATGGTTCTGACCGGGTTGACCCTGGTGGTGGCCGTATCCGTTTATGCGGTCGTGCCGCAAAAGAAGGCCGACCATTCGGGGGAACGCTTCGGCGATCAGTTGCGGGGGGTGCGGACGGTGTTTACCAGCCTCGAATTCTGGCAAACGGCGCCGCTGACCACCGTGTCCCAGGCCGCCTTTCTTTCCATTCAGGGCCTGTGGGCCGGCCCCTGGCTCAAGGACGTGGCCGGGATGGACCGCATGGCCGTTGCCGGCATGCTTTTCAGGGTTGCCGTGGCCATGATCGGCGGATGGATTGTGCTGGGATCGCTGGCCGAACGTCTCAGCCGTGCGGGCGTCCCCGTGCGCAGTACCGCGGTGACGGGGATGGTGATTTTCCTGGGAACGCAGGTTTTGTTGCTGACTGCGCCCGTTGCGTGGGCGCTATTCGTCTGGCCGCTTTTCGGTTTTTTCGGCACGTCCGGCATTCTCGCCTATGCCGCGCTGTCCCAGCGGTTTCCGGTCCATCTGTCCGGGCGGGTCACCACCGCCATCAACCTGCTGGTATTCGTGGCCGCCTTTGCCGGCCAGTGGGCCATCGGCCTGATCATCGGCCTCTGGCCCGTGGGCGACCACGGCAGCTACGCCCTGGCAGGATACCGGACCGGATTCGGCCTCATGGTCGGCCTTCAGGGTTTGGCGGCCATCTGGTATTTTGTGGCCGGCCGGTTGATTCAAAAGCCGCATGACCGGTAA
- the upp gene encoding uracil phosphoribosyltransferase gives MPVHRVEHPLIRHKIGLMRGHDVTTKKFRELANELATLLTYEATKDLETETSTIQGWAGEVAVEKIKGKKITVVPILRAGLGMMDGVLNLIPSAKVSVVGLYRNEETLEPVRYYVKMTSNMEERIALILDPMLATGGTLVATIDLLKESGCQQIRGLFLVAAPEGLKRLEEAHPDVDVYVAAIDERLNDIGYILPGLGDAGDKIFGTK, from the coding sequence TTGCCCGTACACCGCGTTGAGCACCCGCTAATCAGACATAAAATCGGCCTTATGCGAGGCCACGATGTGACCACCAAAAAATTCAGGGAATTGGCCAACGAACTGGCAACGCTGCTTACCTATGAAGCGACCAAGGACCTGGAAACCGAAACCAGCACCATTCAGGGATGGGCCGGCGAGGTGGCCGTCGAGAAAATCAAGGGCAAGAAGATCACGGTCGTTCCCATTCTTCGCGCCGGCCTGGGGATGATGGACGGCGTTTTGAACCTGATTCCTTCGGCCAAGGTTAGCGTTGTGGGGCTGTACCGCAACGAAGAGACCCTGGAACCGGTTCGCTACTATGTAAAAATGACCAGCAACATGGAAGAACGCATCGCTCTCATCCTGGATCCCATGCTGGCCACGGGCGGAACGTTGGTGGCGACCATCGACCTTTTGAAAGAGTCCGGCTGCCAGCAGATCCGGGGGTTGTTCCTGGTTGCCGCTCCCGAGGGGCTGAAACGGCTGGAAGAGGCCCATCCCGATGTGGATGTGTACGTGGCGGCGATCGACGAAAGACTCAACGACATCGGCTATATCCTTCCGGGTCTGGGAGATGCCGGCGACAAGATCTTCGGAACCAAGTAA
- the priA gene encoding primosomal protein N', whose product MAPIDDNPVAPPRQHVAVAVVLPVYETFSYSVPAHLSDQARPGMRVLVPFGRRIVTGYLIGPDRQTDLREIKQILDVLDDSPLFPETLIPFFQWIAGYYMHPLGQTINTALPAGLNMADIAVLTLDETNASSSHSPVEKSILAALAKGPATIKQLQKKIGQPVPWALIHRMRQRKWLQLDRHIQGGRIRPKTIRMVTLEESENPSRRLSRQRLAVCDILKAEGDLSVPELKRYIPTAATLVREMQKVGQVAVYEKSIIRDPFGDPIEPDIPPRLTEEQTAAVRQMAPLLGRGFKTVLLAGVTGSGKTEVYLRLTRAALNKKMQVLVLVPEIGLISQTERRFRARFGDTVAVLHSGLSRGERYDQWMRIVNKEASIAIGARSCIFAPFADAGLIIVDEEHDASYKQESGLRYNARDLAVVRGRHHKALVILGSATPSVQSWHNVTIGKYDLATLSRRINRQPLPEIQTVDLSLSRDERGIQRYITPQLQKEIRSTLDDGNQALIFINRRGFSAFPICAHCGQALRCKNCDISLTLHKKANAFRCHYCGFTKAATSACPSCGSEDIRLLGMGTEKVQEAMVQLFPDARVARMDRDTMNRKGSIVRLLKDLRHRRIDILVGTQMVAKGHDFPGITLVGVVCADLTLNFPDFRSGERTFQLLAQVAGRAGRGEHPGRVVLQTFNPDHFTIGAAKEQDFRKFFDQEIGFRKALGYPPFSRMVAVRISGKDPRKTAEAAKRIGALGRQMLNGAGPGGGRVKLMGPIEAPLARIANRHRWQLLISSSDIGELHRMVHDLIQGPDAAAAGRGIRVSVDVDPFFLM is encoded by the coding sequence GTGGCCCCTATTGATGACAATCCTGTCGCCCCACCCCGACAACATGTCGCCGTGGCCGTGGTCCTCCCGGTTTATGAGACGTTCAGCTACAGCGTTCCGGCGCACCTTTCCGACCAGGCCCGTCCCGGGATGCGGGTGCTGGTGCCCTTTGGCAGGCGGATCGTCACCGGGTACCTGATCGGACCGGACCGGCAAACAGACCTCAGAGAAATCAAGCAGATCCTGGATGTACTCGACGACAGTCCCCTTTTCCCTGAAACCTTGATCCCCTTCTTCCAGTGGATCGCCGGCTATTACATGCATCCGTTGGGACAGACCATCAACACGGCCCTGCCCGCCGGACTGAACATGGCGGACATCGCCGTTCTGACCCTTGACGAAACCAACGCATCGTCATCCCATTCTCCTGTAGAAAAGTCGATCCTGGCGGCGCTGGCAAAAGGACCGGCAACGATCAAACAACTGCAAAAAAAAATCGGCCAGCCGGTGCCGTGGGCGTTGATCCATCGGATGCGTCAACGAAAATGGCTCCAACTGGACCGACACATCCAAGGCGGCCGGATCCGGCCCAAGACGATCCGCATGGTCACCCTGGAAGAAAGCGAAAACCCTTCCCGACGGCTCTCCCGACAGCGCCTGGCCGTCTGCGACATCCTGAAAGCCGAAGGCGATTTGAGTGTGCCGGAATTGAAAAGATACATCCCCACCGCCGCCACCCTGGTTCGGGAGATGCAAAAGGTCGGGCAGGTCGCCGTCTACGAAAAATCAATCATCCGGGACCCTTTCGGTGATCCCATCGAACCGGACATCCCGCCCCGGCTCACCGAAGAACAGACAGCGGCGGTGCGCCAGATGGCCCCGCTGCTGGGCCGCGGATTTAAAACCGTCCTGCTGGCCGGCGTCACCGGGAGTGGAAAAACCGAGGTGTATCTGCGGCTGACCCGGGCGGCCCTGAACAAAAAAATGCAGGTGTTGGTGCTGGTGCCGGAAATCGGCCTGATTTCCCAGACCGAACGCAGATTCCGGGCACGGTTCGGGGACACGGTGGCCGTGCTCCACAGCGGACTGAGCCGGGGCGAACGCTACGACCAGTGGATGAGAATCGTCAACAAGGAGGCGTCCATCGCCATCGGCGCCCGCTCCTGTATCTTTGCGCCCTTTGCCGATGCCGGCCTGATCATTGTCGACGAGGAGCACGACGCCTCCTACAAGCAGGAAAGCGGTCTGCGTTACAACGCCAGGGACCTGGCCGTCGTGCGGGGCCGCCACCACAAGGCCCTGGTGATTCTGGGGTCGGCCACCCCTTCCGTCCAATCCTGGCACAATGTCACCATCGGCAAATACGACCTGGCCACGCTGTCCCGACGCATCAACCGGCAGCCGCTGCCGGAAATTCAAACCGTGGATCTCTCTCTGTCCCGGGATGAACGCGGCATTCAACGCTACATCACGCCCCAACTGCAAAAAGAGATTCGCAGCACCCTGGACGACGGCAACCAGGCCCTGATTTTTATCAATCGCCGGGGATTTTCCGCCTTTCCCATCTGCGCCCACTGCGGCCAGGCTCTGCGATGCAAAAACTGCGACATTTCCCTGACCCTGCATAAGAAGGCCAATGCGTTCCGCTGCCATTACTGCGGTTTTACCAAAGCAGCGACATCCGCCTGCCCCTCGTGCGGCAGCGAGGACATCAGGCTGCTGGGAATGGGGACCGAAAAAGTCCAGGAAGCCATGGTGCAATTGTTTCCCGATGCACGGGTGGCACGCATGGACCGGGACACCATGAACCGCAAAGGCAGCATCGTGCGCCTGCTCAAAGATTTACGGCACCGCCGCATCGACATTCTGGTGGGCACCCAGATGGTGGCCAAGGGGCACGATTTTCCCGGCATTACCCTGGTGGGGGTGGTGTGCGCCGACCTGACTCTCAATTTCCCCGATTTCCGCTCCGGGGAGCGAACTTTTCAACTGCTGGCCCAGGTGGCGGGCCGGGCCGGGCGCGGCGAACATCCGGGCAGGGTGGTCCTGCAGACCTTCAATCCCGACCACTTCACCATCGGCGCGGCAAAGGAACAGGATTTCAGAAAATTTTTCGACCAGGAAATCGGCTTTCGAAAAGCCCTGGGATATCCTCCTTTTTCCCGCATGGTAGCCGTCCGTATATCCGGTAAAGATCCTCGGAAAACTGCCGAAGCGGCAAAAAGAATAGGGGCGCTCGGCCGGCAAATGCTGAACGGCGCCGGTCCCGGCGGCGGCCGGGTGAAATTGATGGGCCCCATCGAAGCCCCGCTGGCGCGCATTGCCAACCGCCACCGCTGGCAGCTGCTTATCAGCAGTTCCGACATCGGCGAACTGCACCGGATGGTTCACGACCTGATTCAGGGCCCCGACGCCGCAGCGGCCGGCCGCGGTATCCGGGTCTCGGTCGATGTCGACCCGTTTTTCCTGATGTAA
- a CDS encoding DUF1573 domain-containing protein yields MKSRIVIPIFILALLWIATPGFAASDQAADKASSGTGDNAQGAPVIVIPEFKYEFTPVVDGAEVVHDFTVKNSGEGILAIHQVKTGUGCSVASYPRQIPAGGEGAISVKVHTNGYGGRSINKQFQVFSNDPANTQVTLAVSGKVLNFAKIEPKYARLVGRSGTDIQKKITITREKAYPFKITNAKARSGKDIAFTIEEFSKEGVDGYILTIENKREAAGRYADTLTLMTDSPVKSSLRVPVYGQIIAAEPRPATAPVQKNATGG; encoded by the coding sequence ATGAAATCCCGAATAGTTATCCCAATTTTCATACTGGCGCTGCTGTGGATCGCAACGCCTGGTTTCGCGGCATCGGATCAGGCCGCCGACAAGGCGTCTTCCGGCACCGGGGACAACGCTCAAGGTGCACCCGTCATCGTCATACCGGAGTTCAAATACGAATTTACACCGGTGGTTGACGGCGCGGAAGTGGTCCACGACTTTACCGTCAAAAATTCCGGCGAGGGCATCCTTGCCATTCATCAGGTAAAAACCGGTTGAGGGTGTTCGGTAGCCTCCTATCCGAGGCAGATCCCCGCCGGCGGCGAGGGAGCGATCAGTGTCAAGGTTCATACCAATGGTTATGGCGGCCGGTCCATAAACAAGCAGTTCCAGGTTTTTTCCAACGACCCGGCCAACACCCAAGTCACGCTTGCCGTTTCGGGCAAGGTACTCAATTTCGCGAAAATAGAGCCCAAATACGCCCGATTGGTGGGCAGGTCGGGGACCGACATCCAGAAAAAAATCACCATCACCCGCGAGAAGGCCTATCCGTTCAAAATTACCAATGCCAAGGCCAGAAGCGGCAAAGATATCGCTTTTACGATCGAAGAGTTCAGTAAGGAAGGGGTCGACGGATACATCCTGACCATCGAAAACAAAAGAGAAGCGGCAGGCCGCTATGCCGACACCCTGACCCTGATGACCGACAGTCCGGTGAAGTCCTCGCTCAGGGTTCCGGTTTACGGGCAGATTATTGCCGCCGAACCCCGGCCTGCCACCGCACCGGTTCAAAAGAACGCCACGGGCGGGTAA
- a CDS encoding HAD-IA family hydrolase: MKSELKVVAFDCDGVMFDSREANRAYYNHLLERFHLPEMTPEQLAYSHMHTVDEALAFLISDSATLEAAHAYRKQLGYLPFLKYMQMEPGLVELLERIRPRYKTAVATNRTDTMAHVLTDNRIDHLFDLVVCALDVTFPKPHPEALNKVVAHFSVLPDEVIYVGDSQVDEMAARQAGIFFVAYRNPELTADRHIRQLSEVADLLDL; this comes from the coding sequence GTGAAATCCGAACTCAAAGTAGTCGCCTTCGATTGCGACGGCGTCATGTTCGATTCCCGGGAGGCCAACCGCGCCTATTACAACCATCTGTTGGAACGTTTCCACCTGCCGGAGATGACGCCGGAACAGTTGGCTTATTCCCATATGCACACCGTCGATGAAGCCCTGGCGTTTCTGATTTCGGACAGCGCCACCCTCGAGGCCGCCCACGCCTACCGCAAGCAGTTGGGATACCTGCCGTTTCTCAAATACATGCAGATGGAGCCCGGCCTGGTCGAGCTGCTGGAGCGCATCCGCCCCCGGTATAAAACCGCAGTGGCCACCAATCGGACCGATACCATGGCCCATGTGCTGACGGACAACCGCATCGACCACCTTTTCGATCTGGTGGTCTGTGCACTGGATGTAACCTTTCCCAAACCCCACCCCGAGGCCCTCAACAAGGTGGTCGCTCATTTTTCCGTACTGCCCGATGAGGTCATTTATGTGGGCGACTCGCAGGTGGACGAGATGGCGGCCAGGCAAGCCGGCATCTTCTTCGTGGCCTACCGCAATCCGGAACTGACGGCGGATCGTCACATCCGGCAGTTGTCCGAGGTTGCCGACCTGCTGGATCTGTAA
- a CDS encoding SidJ-related pseudokinase has translation MPSSFPDRLKAQSEEALTHPHYDFIAKYHAVADLRRLARKHTGVLDEKTLAALEDLLRTRAFRKIRQSYFLFREAASVMTDLATSPESGQLGGMALASLNRLLRVTHESAHRGVAEALGSLPVDIASPRMPAGKEPHPPAVDWVRLTKSNGLTLTAAPRYIGRSLVAPTASRDRLLVVKLAKSGDTPGELAGEIRWMEHLREPGFAFDRRFHIPAPLLFDGHRLFRLDRLPSSPPAAVNRHPDKIAVAFLAHRDYFVYPNHHGVDGESAAEMLARNAYLLGRLTAKGVIHNAPIPLFHNRTQRLRRDDQGRYQWFRAGRLDQWLDSCRFPNFGLSGLRDFEHLEPLSGGSQTLYRHIGSHLLSLLLVAGSVFRCREATRVGWDEKGNPLDTRDLFDRQLLGSMIREIFRNYYSGFTGSQASIPLPLDADRLVERMIDEMGVDRHMTELLRRADQNALSDSQFFGFLRERGYGAEQLEGMLRGEKDILIKSGPHLGDFNRQISLPELIEAVAAMSAVCMAGRYARQNKAGSS, from the coding sequence GTGCCGTCCTCCTTTCCCGATAGGCTCAAAGCGCAGTCCGAAGAGGCCCTGACCCACCCCCATTACGATTTTATCGCCAAATACCATGCCGTCGCCGACCTGCGGCGACTGGCGCGCAAACACACCGGCGTTCTCGATGAAAAGACCCTTGCCGCACTCGAGGATCTTCTCCGGACCCGGGCGTTTCGTAAAATCAGGCAATCCTATTTTCTGTTCCGGGAAGCGGCGTCGGTCATGACGGACCTGGCAACTTCACCGGAAAGCGGGCAACTGGGAGGCATGGCGCTGGCGTCGTTGAACCGGCTGCTGCGGGTCACGCACGAAAGCGCCCACCGGGGCGTTGCCGAAGCGTTGGGCAGCCTGCCGGTCGACATCGCCTCGCCGCGGATGCCGGCCGGCAAAGAGCCCCACCCTCCGGCAGTTGACTGGGTACGGCTGACGAAATCCAACGGGCTGACGCTGACCGCCGCCCCCCGCTACATCGGACGCAGCCTGGTGGCGCCGACCGCATCCCGGGACCGCCTGCTGGTGGTCAAACTGGCTAAATCCGGTGACACGCCGGGAGAACTGGCCGGAGAGATTCGATGGATGGAGCACCTGCGAGAACCCGGATTCGCCTTTGACCGCCGGTTTCACATTCCCGCTCCCCTGCTGTTCGACGGCCATCGGCTCTTTCGTTTGGATCGCCTCCCGTCTTCGCCGCCGGCTGCGGTGAACCGACACCCCGATAAAATCGCTGTGGCCTTTCTCGCCCACCGGGACTATTTCGTCTATCCCAACCACCATGGCGTGGACGGCGAATCGGCGGCGGAAATGCTGGCCCGCAACGCCTACCTGCTGGGACGACTGACTGCAAAAGGGGTTATCCACAACGCCCCCATCCCGCTGTTCCACAACCGCACCCAGCGGCTGCGCCGCGACGATCAGGGCCGCTACCAGTGGTTCCGCGCCGGCCGCCTGGACCAGTGGCTGGACTCGTGCCGATTTCCCAACTTCGGGTTGTCCGGGCTGCGCGACTTCGAGCATCTGGAACCCCTGTCAGGCGGCAGTCAAACGCTGTACCGGCATATCGGAAGCCATCTGCTGAGCCTGCTTCTGGTGGCCGGCAGCGTTTTCCGCTGCCGGGAAGCCACCCGGGTGGGATGGGACGAAAAGGGGAACCCGCTGGACACCCGGGATCTGTTCGACCGACAGTTGCTGGGATCTATGATCCGAGAGATTTTCCGTAACTATTACAGCGGGTTTACCGGGTCGCAGGCGAGCATCCCGCTGCCTCTGGATGCCGACCGGCTCGTGGAACGCATGATCGATGAGATGGGGGTGGACCGCCACATGACCGAACTGCTGCGCCGCGCCGATCAGAATGCCCTGAGCGACAGCCAGTTTTTCGGGTTCCTGCGCGAACGGGGCTACGGTGCCGAACAGTTGGAAGGAATGCTCCGCGGAGAAAAAGACATCCTCATCAAAAGCGGCCCCCACCTGGGCGATTTCAATCGTCAGATTTCCCTGCCCGAACTCATCGAGGCCGTGGCCGCCATGTCGGCGGTATGCATGGCCGGCCGATATGCGCGGCAAAATAAAGCCGGTTCCTCCTGA
- a CDS encoding potassium channel protein, which produces MGIRSRLFFAAAILVGTILLGSTGYYLIFEGSSSYIDCLYMTVISLTTVGYGEVLGITGNVPAQIFTMLLIVFGMGIILYSISTLTAMLIEGELTGMLRRRKMEKKIDAISGHYIICGGGETGFPLAEELVTSKAKVVLVEQDNGVIERSRQIKGLYHVHGDATDDKNLVAAGIERAAGIAICLPSDNDNLYITMTARMLNAKARIISRMTNRRLKPKLLKAGATSVVSPNAIGALRIASEMIRPEAVEFLDNMLRSERGELRIHPIAVKKDSELAGKPILQSGLRDRFNLLLLGVRKDGGEFEFRPPSTFIIEAGMTLIVMGDIENINLAREEF; this is translated from the coding sequence ATGGGTATCAGAAGTCGGCTATTTTTCGCGGCGGCCATTCTTGTCGGCACGATTCTGCTCGGCAGTACGGGCTATTATCTCATTTTCGAAGGCAGTTCCAGCTACATCGACTGCCTGTACATGACCGTGATTTCCCTGACCACCGTGGGCTACGGCGAGGTGCTGGGCATCACCGGCAACGTACCGGCGCAGATTTTCACCATGCTGCTGATCGTTTTCGGCATGGGCATTATCTTATACAGCATCAGTACATTGACGGCCATGCTGATCGAAGGCGAGTTGACCGGCATGCTCAGGAGAAGAAAAATGGAGAAAAAAATCGATGCGATCTCCGGGCACTACATTATATGCGGCGGCGGGGAGACCGGCTTTCCTCTGGCAGAGGAACTGGTAACCAGCAAGGCCAAGGTTGTTCTCGTCGAACAGGACAACGGCGTGATCGAACGCAGCCGCCAGATCAAGGGGCTCTATCACGTTCACGGCGATGCCACCGACGACAAAAACCTGGTCGCCGCCGGAATCGAGCGGGCCGCGGGGATTGCCATCTGCCTTCCGTCGGATAACGACAACCTCTACATCACCATGACCGCCCGCATGCTCAATGCCAAGGCGCGCATTATCAGCCGGATGACCAACCGCCGTCTCAAGCCCAAGCTGCTCAAGGCCGGCGCCACCTCCGTGGTCTCCCCCAACGCCATCGGTGCATTGCGCATCGCCTCGGAAATGATCCGACCGGAAGCCGTGGAATTTCTCGACAACATGCTGCGAAGCGAGCGCGGCGAATTGCGCATCCATCCGATCGCCGTCAAAAAAGACTCCGAACTGGCGGGAAAACCGATTCTTCAATCCGGCCTCCGGGACCGTTTCAACCTCCTTTTGCTGGGTGTTCGCAAGGACGGGGGTGAATTCGAATTCCGGCCGCCCAGCACATTTATAATCGAAGCGGGTATGACCCTGATCGTCATGGGCGATATCGAAAACATCAATCTTGCCCGGGAGGAATTCTGA